From a region of the Streptomyces tirandamycinicus genome:
- a CDS encoding cytochrome ubiquinol oxidase subunit I has product MHNPVSLPPGAHLLLADAPAQLLPARELMAFTLASHIILVPMGVALPLITLVMHYRGLRRSDPTALLLARRWSAVMAIQFAVGVVTGTVLSFEFGLLWPGLMGRWGDVFGIGFGVEAWAFFLEAVLIAIYLYGWRRLPPRTHFLLGLPLPATALLGAFGILAANSWMNTPQGFRLDATGNPVDVDVWKAIFTPMFGPQYWHFVVAMFMTAGYVVAGVYAVGILKGRRDRYHRIGFAVPFTVAAILTPVQFVLGDSIARSVFQKQPIKFAAMELVWETDTHVPEYIFGRLHPDGTVTGGIKIPQLDSILAGFRPDTQVTGLTSVPASDRPDPTEATIVHWAFDIMVIIGSLLGLLVLCYAWVVWRRRKRPAAERLPQSRWFYRSAACAGVASVVAVECGWIATEVGRQPWIVYQNMRVAEAVTSTRASTLWTMFGVVIVVYVFIFGSFLAVLLKMRTRWRLEDAAAGTATPAEGPETETPYGPRAAVPAASAGTGARAGEDGTP; this is encoded by the coding sequence ATGCACAATCCGGTATCCCTGCCGCCCGGGGCGCATCTGCTGCTCGCGGACGCACCCGCCCAGCTGCTCCCGGCCCGGGAGCTGATGGCGTTCACCCTCGCCTCCCACATCATCCTGGTGCCGATGGGGGTGGCGCTGCCGCTGATCACACTGGTCATGCACTACCGCGGGCTGCGCCGGAGCGACCCCACGGCCCTGCTGCTCGCTCGCCGCTGGTCGGCCGTCATGGCCATCCAGTTCGCCGTCGGCGTCGTCACCGGCACCGTCCTCTCCTTCGAGTTCGGACTGCTCTGGCCGGGACTGATGGGCCGCTGGGGCGACGTCTTCGGCATCGGGTTCGGCGTCGAGGCGTGGGCGTTCTTCCTGGAGGCCGTCCTCATCGCCATCTACCTCTACGGCTGGCGGCGGCTGCCGCCGCGCACCCACTTCCTCCTCGGGCTGCCGCTGCCGGCCACCGCGCTGCTCGGCGCGTTCGGCATCCTGGCGGCCAACTCCTGGATGAACACCCCTCAGGGCTTCCGGCTCGACGCCACGGGCAACCCCGTGGACGTCGACGTCTGGAAGGCCATCTTCACCCCGATGTTCGGTCCGCAGTACTGGCACTTCGTGGTGGCGATGTTCATGACCGCCGGGTACGTCGTCGCGGGCGTCTACGCCGTCGGCATCCTGAAAGGGCGCCGGGACCGCTACCACCGGATCGGCTTCGCCGTCCCGTTCACCGTCGCGGCGATCCTCACGCCCGTCCAGTTCGTGCTCGGCGACTCCATCGCCCGCTCGGTGTTCCAGAAGCAGCCGATCAAGTTCGCCGCGATGGAACTCGTCTGGGAGACCGACACCCATGTGCCGGAGTACATCTTCGGCCGTCTGCACCCGGACGGCACCGTCACCGGCGGCATCAAGATCCCCCAACTCGACTCCATCCTGGCCGGGTTCCGGCCCGACACCCAGGTCACCGGCCTCACCTCGGTGCCCGCCTCCGACCGGCCCGATCCCACCGAGGCCACGATCGTCCACTGGGCCTTCGACATCATGGTCATCATCGGTTCGCTGCTGGGGCTGCTCGTGCTCTGCTACGCGTGGGTCGTCTGGCGCAGGAGGAAGCGGCCCGCGGCCGAACGGCTGCCCCAGTCACGGTGGTTCTACCGCAGCGCGGCCTGCGCCGGGGTCGCCTCCGTGGTCGCCGTCGAGTGCGGCTGGATCGCCACCGAGGTGGGCCGGCAGCCCTGGATCGTGTACCAGAACATGCGGGTCGCCGAGGCGGTCACATCGACCCGGGCCTCCACCCTCTGGACCATGTTCGGCGTGGTGATCGTCGTGTACGTCTTCATCTTCGGCTCGTTCCTCGCGGTGCTGCTGAAGATGCGCACCCGCTGGCGGCTGGAGGACGCGGCGGCCGGGACGGCCACCCCCGCCGAGGGCCCGGAGACCGAGACGCCCTACGGCCCGCGCGCCGCCGTACCGGCCGCGTCCGCCGGCACCGGGGCCCGCGCGGGGGAGGACGGGACGCCATGA
- a CDS encoding cytochrome d ubiquinol oxidase subunit II, with product MTTAGIVALVLLLAVAAYACAGGTDYGAGFWDLTAGGAERGRRPRWLIDHAMAPVWEVNNVWLIFVLVIMWTGFPLLFQTVFSSMWLPLALAVVGLVLRGAGFALRKPIKRVAGRRLYGALFAVSSLLTPYFLGAAVGGIASGRVAPGTTASAEAWANPTSFFFGLLTVTGTAFLGAVFLSCDAERWNAPDLVGYFRRRALGALAVAALLGVAALFVVPTDAPHLWSGLTQGAGLVLALVAVACTVATAVMLLRGHTRWSRFTATGIVAASVVAWGVAQRPYLIPTSLTIEQAAGAPSTLVWLLVVTLVALLLVGPALVLLYWLDTHAELESLSESDLREGGGGSPAGSG from the coding sequence ATGACGACCGCGGGCATCGTCGCCCTGGTGCTGCTGCTCGCCGTCGCCGCCTACGCCTGCGCCGGCGGCACCGACTACGGCGCCGGGTTCTGGGACCTCACCGCGGGCGGCGCCGAACGAGGCAGGCGGCCCCGGTGGCTGATCGACCACGCCATGGCACCCGTGTGGGAGGTCAACAACGTCTGGCTGATCTTCGTCCTGGTCATCATGTGGACCGGGTTCCCGCTGCTCTTCCAGACGGTGTTCTCGTCGATGTGGCTTCCCCTGGCCCTCGCCGTCGTCGGACTGGTCCTGCGCGGCGCCGGCTTCGCGCTGCGCAAGCCGATCAAGCGGGTGGCCGGACGGCGGCTGTACGGGGCGCTGTTCGCCGTCTCCTCGCTGCTCACCCCGTACTTCCTCGGCGCCGCCGTCGGCGGCATCGCCTCCGGCCGGGTCGCGCCCGGCACCACCGCGTCGGCGGAAGCCTGGGCCAACCCGACGTCCTTCTTCTTCGGGCTGCTCACGGTGACCGGGACCGCCTTCCTCGGCGCGGTGTTCCTCTCCTGCGACGCCGAGCGCTGGAACGCCCCCGATCTCGTCGGCTACTTCCGGCGCCGGGCGCTGGGCGCGCTGGCCGTCGCCGCCCTGCTCGGCGTGGCCGCGCTCTTCGTCGTACCCACCGACGCCCCGCACCTGTGGAGCGGGCTCACCCAGGGCGCCGGGCTGGTGCTCGCCCTGGTGGCCGTGGCCTGCACGGTGGCGACGGCGGTGATGCTGCTGCGGGGACACACCCGCTGGTCCCGGTTCACGGCGACCGGCATCGTCGCCGCCTCCGTGGTCGCCTGGGGCGTCGCCCAGCGCCCGTACCTCATCCCGACCTCCCTGACCATCGAGCAGGCGGCGGGTGCCCCGTCGACGCTGGTGTGGCTGCTGGTCGTGACCCTGGTCGCGTTGCTCCTCGTCGGGCCCGCGCTCGTCCTGCTCTACTGGCTCGACACGCACGCCGAGCTGGAGTCCCTCTCCGAGTCGGATCTGCGCGAGGGCGGGGGCGGCAGCCCCGCCGGGAGCGGGTGA
- a CDS encoding cation:proton antiporter yields the protein MLTPDQFLLGIALIVLIAVGCQIAASRLRIPALILLLPAGFTAGALTDVVHPDQLAPGNFSSIVSLSVAVILYDAGLGLRLAHLRGAIRSVVLRLLFLGVLASWASVTALAPALLGVPFPVALLLGAVLVVSGPTVVGPLLDHVRPPDRVRRILIWEGTLVDPVGAILGALVLHSLLSGDFRVGRGFHLGEFMLSWLVGLAGGAVGAAVLWFLLRRLRLGETLGTLAQLATVVAVSAGCDIVRDDTGLIAAVVAGLAVANLPGLGMPVRRPFFETLVQLIIGLLFVTISAGVAPSSVLPVLLPALGLVGALVLVVRPLVAWISTHGHGLPRGERLFIAWMAPRGIVAASTASAFASTLDGEGLPGTDAILPVTFLVIVGTVLVYGLTAAPVAARLGITLPTRARPLLVGGRPWSVDLARCLKSAGLDVTVWTATEEQRQRVRHAGIEPAPGELLTAATDPSGRLEGVTSVLLLTDDDDFNALVSVVAQDSVDGPVHRVGPPPHGPGAVATRTGPDVLFGPGLGRDVLADRHGRGARFTVGAPGECPPPGHDALFVLGADGRLEPVTESRPARPGPGDRVVLLGPAPGGTPA from the coding sequence GTGCTGACCCCCGACCAGTTCCTCCTGGGCATCGCCCTGATCGTGCTGATCGCGGTCGGCTGCCAGATCGCGGCGAGCAGGCTGCGCATCCCGGCGCTGATCCTGCTGCTGCCCGCCGGGTTCACGGCGGGCGCCCTCACCGACGTCGTCCATCCGGACCAGCTGGCGCCGGGCAACTTCTCCTCGATCGTCTCGCTGTCCGTCGCGGTGATCCTCTACGACGCCGGCCTCGGGCTCCGGCTGGCCCATCTGCGGGGCGCCATCCGCTCGGTGGTGCTCCGGCTGCTGTTCCTCGGCGTCCTGGCCAGCTGGGCCTCCGTCACGGCGCTCGCCCCCGCGCTGCTCGGCGTCCCCTTCCCGGTGGCCTTGCTGCTGGGCGCCGTACTGGTCGTCTCCGGGCCGACGGTGGTCGGGCCGCTGCTCGACCACGTACGGCCCCCGGACCGGGTGCGGCGCATCCTGATCTGGGAGGGGACCCTGGTCGACCCGGTCGGGGCCATTCTCGGCGCCCTCGTCCTGCACTCCCTGCTCTCGGGCGACTTCCGGGTCGGCCGCGGCTTCCACCTGGGCGAGTTCATGCTGAGCTGGCTGGTCGGGCTGGCGGGCGGCGCGGTGGGCGCCGCGGTGCTGTGGTTCCTCCTCCGCAGGCTCCGGCTCGGGGAGACGCTGGGGACGCTCGCCCAGCTCGCCACGGTGGTCGCGGTGTCGGCGGGCTGCGACATCGTGCGCGACGACACGGGCCTGATCGCCGCGGTGGTGGCGGGACTCGCCGTGGCCAACCTCCCCGGCCTGGGCATGCCGGTCCGGCGGCCCTTCTTCGAGACCCTGGTGCAGCTGATCATCGGACTGCTGTTCGTGACCATCTCGGCCGGAGTGGCCCCGTCGTCCGTGCTGCCCGTGCTGCTGCCCGCGCTCGGACTGGTCGGCGCGCTCGTCCTGGTGGTCCGGCCGCTGGTCGCCTGGATCTCCACCCACGGGCACGGACTGCCGCGCGGGGAGCGGCTGTTCATCGCCTGGATGGCGCCGCGCGGCATCGTCGCCGCGTCCACCGCGTCCGCCTTCGCCTCGACCCTGGACGGTGAGGGGCTGCCCGGCACGGACGCGATCCTGCCGGTCACGTTCCTGGTGATCGTGGGGACCGTCCTGGTCTACGGTCTCACCGCGGCACCGGTCGCCGCCCGGCTGGGCATCACCCTTCCGACCCGGGCGCGGCCGCTGCTCGTGGGCGGGCGGCCCTGGTCGGTCGACCTGGCCCGGTGCCTGAAGTCCGCCGGGCTGGACGTCACGGTGTGGACGGCGACGGAGGAGCAGCGGCAGCGCGTCCGGCACGCCGGGATCGAGCCGGCGCCGGGGGAGCTCCTCACCGCGGCCACCGACCCGTCCGGGCGGCTCGAAGGGGTCACCTCCGTCCTGCTGCTCACCGACGACGACGACTTCAACGCGCTGGTCTCCGTCGTCGCGCAGGACAGCGTCGACGGACCGGTCCACCGGGTCGGACCGCCCCCGCACGGCCCCGGCGCCGTCGCCACCCGCACCGGCCCGGACGTGCTCTTCGGCCCGGGCCTGGGGCGGGACGTGCTGGCGGACCGCCACGGCCGGGGCGCGCGCTTCACGGTGGGCGCGCCGGGCGAGTGCCCGCCGCCCGGTCACGACGCCCTGTTCGTGCTGGGCGCGGACGGCCGCCTGGAGCCGGTCACCGAGTCGCGGCCGGCCCGGCCGGGCCCGGGGGACCGGGTCGTCCTGCTGGGCCCGGCGCCCGGCGGAACGCCCGCGTAA
- a CDS encoding ROK family glucokinase → MSTYRDFAHRGSARATVLRTVGPRERRSHLTAPRVPTVGIDIGGTKVMAGVVDADGLILEKIRTETPDRSKSPKVVEDTIVELVLDLSDRHDVHAVGIGAAGWVDADRSTVLFAPHLAWRNEPLRDSLQNRLAVPVMVDNDANTAAWAEWRFGAGRGEDHLVMITLGTGIGGAILEDGRVKRGKFGVAGEFGHMQVVPGGHRCPCGNRGCWEQYSSGNALVREARELAAADSPVAYGIIERVKGNVPDITGPLITELAREGDAMCVELLQDIGQWLGVGIANLAAALDPSCFVIGGGVSAADDLLIGPARDAFRRHLTGRGYRPEARIAKAQLGPEAGMVGAADLARLVARRFRRANRRRVERHERFERYAQVLRGAGGLGDTGDSDRPTHQDPE, encoded by the coding sequence TTGAGCACGTACCGCGACTTCGCCCACCGGGGCTCCGCCCGGGCCACCGTCCTGCGGACCGTCGGCCCCCGGGAGCGGCGCTCGCACCTCACCGCGCCCCGCGTCCCCACGGTGGGCATCGACATCGGCGGCACCAAGGTGATGGCCGGTGTGGTGGACGCCGACGGGCTCATCCTGGAGAAGATCCGCACCGAGACCCCGGACCGGTCCAAGAGCCCGAAGGTCGTCGAGGACACCATCGTGGAGCTGGTCCTCGACCTCTCCGACCGGCACGACGTGCACGCGGTCGGCATCGGCGCGGCCGGCTGGGTGGACGCCGACCGCTCCACGGTGCTCTTCGCCCCGCACCTGGCCTGGCGCAACGAGCCGCTGCGGGACTCGCTGCAGAACCGTCTCGCCGTCCCCGTCATGGTCGACAACGACGCGAACACCGCCGCCTGGGCCGAGTGGCGCTTCGGCGCCGGCCGCGGCGAGGACCACCTCGTGATGATCACGCTCGGTACCGGGATCGGCGGGGCGATCCTGGAGGACGGCCGGGTCAAGCGCGGCAAGTTCGGCGTCGCCGGCGAGTTCGGCCATATGCAGGTCGTGCCCGGCGGGCACCGCTGCCCGTGCGGGAACCGCGGCTGCTGGGAGCAGTACAGCTCCGGAAACGCCCTGGTCCGCGAGGCGCGCGAGCTGGCGGCCGCCGACTCGCCGGTGGCGTACGGCATCATCGAGCGGGTCAAGGGCAACGTCCCCGACATCACCGGCCCGCTGATCACCGAGCTGGCCCGGGAGGGCGACGCCATGTGCGTCGAGCTCCTCCAGGACATCGGGCAGTGGCTCGGCGTCGGCATCGCCAATCTCGCCGCCGCCCTCGACCCGTCCTGCTTCGTCATCGGCGGTGGCGTCAGCGCCGCCGACGACCTCCTCATCGGCCCCGCCCGGGATGCGTTCCGCCGCCATCTCACCGGCCGCGGCTACCGGCCGGAGGCCCGCATCGCCAAGGCCCAGCTCGGCCCGGAGGCGGGTATGGTCGGCGCGGCCGACCTCGCGCGGCTCGTCGCGCGCCGGTTCCGCCGTGCCAATCGGCGCCGCGTCGAGCGGCACGAGAGATTCGAGCGCTACGCCCAGGTCCTCCGCGGCGCCGGAGGACTCGGCGACACCGGCGACAGCGACCGCCCCACCCACCAGGACCCCGAGTGA
- a CDS encoding glycoside hydrolase family 15 protein, translated as MGDYPLIEDHGLIGDLQTAALVSTQGTIDWYCTPRFDSPSIFGSLLDSENGGHFKVAPVDRTYATKQLYLPDTAVLVTRFMTEAGAGEVIDFMPVTGSTATQRHRLVRLLRCVRGSLTFKVDIAPRFDYGRSPHKLHYTERGAVFAADGLELTVHAVREPGDDRLAPLDLGDHDMHFSITLEAGQERGVVLETFADGPPRHVHHTEFMQLFDETVQFWRGWLGQSRYSGRWREAVERSAITLKLMTYAPSGAIVAAPTAGLPEQLGGERNWDYRFTWIRDASFSVYALLGLGFTDEAQAFIGWLRDRVHEKAGRDGDSGPLNIMYRVDGSSDLQEEILGNWEGYEGSSPVRIGNGAASQLQLDIYGEALDSIFFAHERGIRLDHRGWTSLRTLLDWLSDHWDQPDEGLWETRGGRRDFTYGRVMSWVAFDRALRLAAASGRPASLERWARERDRLYAQVLTRGWNEQRQAFVQHYDTDVLDSSLVRMSTVGFITPDDPMWTSTLDAMDRELVNDSLVYRYNPEASPDGLRGSEGTFSLCTFMYVDALARAGRLNQSRLVLEKMLTYANHLGLYSEEIALTGRQLGNFPQAFTHLAFIDTALTLDAELNRARGEGRAPGAPAESNL; from the coding sequence ATGGGCGACTACCCCCTCATCGAGGACCACGGGCTGATCGGTGACCTGCAGACGGCGGCACTGGTGAGCACTCAGGGGACGATCGACTGGTACTGCACACCGCGCTTCGACTCGCCGAGCATCTTCGGCTCGCTGCTGGACTCCGAGAACGGCGGGCACTTCAAGGTCGCGCCCGTGGACCGGACGTACGCCACCAAGCAGCTGTACCTTCCCGACACCGCGGTCCTGGTCACCCGCTTCATGACCGAGGCGGGCGCGGGCGAGGTCATCGACTTCATGCCGGTCACGGGCTCCACGGCCACCCAGCGGCACCGGCTGGTGCGGTTGCTGCGCTGTGTCCGCGGCAGCCTCACCTTCAAGGTCGACATCGCTCCGCGGTTCGACTACGGCCGCTCCCCCCACAAGCTGCACTACACCGAGCGCGGGGCGGTGTTCGCCGCCGACGGCCTGGAGCTGACGGTCCACGCGGTCCGCGAGCCCGGCGACGACCGGCTGGCCCCCCTCGACCTCGGCGACCACGACATGCACTTCAGCATCACCCTGGAGGCCGGCCAGGAGCGCGGCGTGGTGCTGGAGACCTTCGCCGACGGCCCGCCGCGGCACGTCCACCACACCGAGTTCATGCAGCTCTTCGACGAGACCGTGCAGTTCTGGCGCGGCTGGCTCGGCCAGTCCCGCTACTCGGGCCGCTGGCGGGAGGCGGTGGAGCGGTCGGCGATCACGCTGAAGCTGATGACGTACGCGCCGAGCGGCGCGATCGTGGCGGCCCCGACCGCCGGGCTGCCCGAGCAGCTGGGCGGCGAGCGGAACTGGGACTACCGGTTCACCTGGATCCGCGACGCCTCCTTCTCCGTGTACGCGCTGCTGGGACTCGGCTTCACCGACGAGGCCCAGGCCTTCATCGGCTGGCTGCGCGACCGCGTCCACGAGAAGGCCGGCCGCGACGGCGACTCTGGACCGCTGAACATCATGTACCGGGTCGACGGCTCCTCCGACCTCCAAGAGGAGATCCTCGGCAACTGGGAGGGCTACGAGGGCTCCAGCCCCGTCCGGATCGGCAACGGCGCCGCCTCCCAGCTCCAGCTCGACATCTACGGCGAGGCACTGGACAGCATCTTCTTCGCGCACGAGCGGGGCATCCGGCTCGACCACCGCGGCTGGACCTCGCTGCGTACGCTCCTGGACTGGCTCAGCGACCACTGGGACCAGCCCGACGAGGGGCTCTGGGAGACCCGGGGCGGGCGCCGGGACTTCACCTACGGACGGGTGATGTCCTGGGTCGCCTTCGACCGGGCCCTGCGGCTGGCGGCGGCGAGCGGCCGCCCGGCCTCCCTCGAACGCTGGGCCCGCGAGCGGGACAGGCTGTACGCCCAGGTCCTCACCAGGGGCTGGAACGAGCAGCGGCAGGCGTTCGTCCAGCACTACGACACCGATGTGCTCGACTCGTCGCTGGTACGGATGTCCACGGTCGGCTTCATCACCCCCGACGACCCGATGTGGACCTCCACGCTGGACGCCATGGACCGCGAACTGGTGAACGACAGCCTGGTCTACCGGTACAACCCCGAGGCCTCCCCCGACGGCCTGCGCGGCTCCGAGGGCACCTTCTCGCTGTGCACGTTCATGTACGTCGACGCGCTGGCGCGGGCCGGCCGGCTGAACCAGTCGAGACTGGTGCTGGAGAAGATGCTCACCTACGCCAACCACCTCGGGCTGTACTCGGAGGAGATCGCCCTGACGGGGCGGCAGCTGGGCAACTTCCCGCAGGCGTTCACCCATCTGGCGTTCATCGACACGGCACTCACCCTGGACGCGGAACTGAACCGCGCACGGGGGGAGGGCCGAGCGCCCGGCGCCCCGGCGGAGTCCAACCTCTGA
- a CDS encoding DUF2254 domain-containing protein encodes MEARSARRKKGRRVPAPVSWATAFALRQYAIACLWIVPLAGIVLGSLLAEAAVALDGAVRVPQEWRYSPSTASSVLSSIVGAMVALLGFVVTIGILVVQQATGTLSPRYMRLWYRDRLQKAVLATFTGTFSFAFSLLRSIETDFVPDLGVTLAGAAVAVSLVLLLMYLNRFIHNLRPVAIAALVARAGRRVIRQGALMVESGALDRAEPPGAPRGPVTRVLCGTGGALQGFAPERLAALAERYDCFVVLTHPVGDFVPPGVTLFEVHGATPPPPRELTGLVALGVERTIEQDPAFGLRILVDIAIRALSPAVNDPTTAVQVLNHIEAFLHTLGRLELSGRYTLRDARGVPRLQVPGRSWEDFLQLAVTEIREYGAGSLQVCRRLRALFDGLLAAGLPERNREAVRAELRLLDAAVGGRYPDPARRAAALTPDRQGIGGGAGTRA; translated from the coding sequence GTGGAGGCGAGAAGCGCACGACGGAAGAAGGGCCGCCGGGTCCCCGCGCCCGTGTCCTGGGCGACGGCCTTCGCGCTGCGCCAGTACGCCATCGCATGCCTCTGGATCGTCCCGCTGGCCGGGATCGTCCTCGGCTCGCTCCTCGCGGAGGCCGCGGTGGCGCTCGACGGCGCCGTCCGGGTGCCGCAGGAGTGGCGGTACTCCCCGTCCACCGCGAGCAGCGTCCTCAGCTCCATCGTCGGAGCGATGGTCGCCCTGCTCGGCTTCGTCGTGACCATCGGCATCCTCGTGGTCCAGCAGGCCACCGGGACGCTGTCGCCGCGCTACATGCGGCTGTGGTACCGGGACCGGCTCCAGAAGGCCGTGCTCGCGACCTTCACCGGGACCTTCTCCTTCGCCTTCTCGCTGCTGCGCAGCATCGAGACCGACTTCGTGCCCGACCTCGGCGTCACCCTCGCCGGCGCGGCGGTCGCCGTGAGCCTGGTGCTGCTGCTCATGTACCTCAACCGCTTCATCCACAACCTGCGGCCGGTGGCCATCGCCGCCCTGGTCGCACGGGCCGGACGGCGCGTGATCCGCCAGGGGGCGCTGATGGTCGAAAGCGGCGCCCTCGACCGTGCGGAACCCCCCGGGGCGCCCCGGGGGCCGGTGACCCGGGTGCTCTGCGGGACGGGCGGTGCGCTCCAGGGGTTCGCCCCCGAGCGGCTCGCCGCGCTCGCCGAGCGGTACGACTGCTTCGTGGTGCTCACCCACCCCGTCGGCGACTTCGTACCGCCCGGGGTGACGCTCTTCGAGGTGCACGGCGCCACTCCGCCCCCGCCGCGCGAGCTGACCGGGCTCGTCGCGCTCGGCGTCGAACGGACCATCGAACAGGATCCCGCCTTCGGGTTGCGCATCCTCGTGGACATCGCCATCAGGGCGCTCTCCCCGGCGGTGAACGACCCCACGACGGCGGTACAGGTCCTCAACCACATCGAGGCGTTCCTGCACACCCTCGGGCGGCTGGAGCTGAGCGGACGCTACACCCTCCGCGACGCCCGGGGCGTGCCCCGGCTCCAGGTCCCCGGCCGCTCCTGGGAGGACTTCCTCCAGCTCGCCGTCACCGAGATCCGCGAGTACGGCGCCGGCTCCCTGCAGGTCTGCCGGCGGCTGAGGGCGCTGTTCGACGGGCTCCTGGCCGCCGGGCTGCCCGAACGGAACCGGGAGGCGGTACGGGCCGAGCTGCGCCTGCTCGACGCGGCCGTCGGCGGCCGGTACCCCGACCCGGCCCGCCGGGCCGCCGCGCTGACCCCGGACCGCCAGGGCATCGGGGGCGGCGCGGGCACGCGGGCCTGA
- a CDS encoding MBL fold metallo-hydrolase gives MKLTKKSHACIRLEKAGRTLVIDPGVFSEPDAAAGADALLVTHEHPDHFDEGRLRVALDADPAVEVWTLRSVAGQLSAAFPGRVHTVGDGDVFTAAGFDVRVHGELHAVIHPDLPRITNVGFLVDGAVFHPGDALTVPGEPVETLMLPVMAPWNKVAEVIDYVREVGPRRAIDIHDALLTDLARPVYDTHIRNLGGAEHRRLASGESTEL, from the coding sequence GTGAAGCTCACCAAGAAGTCGCACGCCTGCATCCGCCTCGAGAAGGCCGGCCGGACCCTCGTGATCGACCCCGGGGTCTTCAGCGAGCCCGACGCCGCCGCCGGGGCCGACGCGCTGCTCGTCACGCACGAGCACCCGGACCACTTCGACGAGGGGCGGCTCCGGGTCGCGCTCGACGCCGACCCCGCCGTCGAGGTCTGGACCCTCCGCAGCGTCGCCGGGCAGCTCTCGGCCGCCTTCCCCGGCAGGGTGCACACCGTCGGCGACGGCGACGTCTTCACCGCGGCCGGCTTCGACGTGCGGGTACACGGCGAACTGCACGCCGTGATCCACCCGGACCTGCCGCGGATCACCAATGTCGGGTTCCTCGTGGACGGCGCGGTCTTCCACCCCGGCGACGCCCTCACCGTCCCCGGAGAGCCGGTGGAGACGCTGATGCTCCCGGTGATGGCCCCGTGGAACAAGGTCGCGGAGGTCATCGACTACGTCCGTGAGGTGGGACCGCGGCGGGCGATCGACATTCACGACGCCCTGCTCACCGACCTCGCCCGCCCCGTCTACGACACCCACATCCGGAACCTGGGCGGCGCCGAGCACCGCCGGCTCGCCTCCGGGGAGTCCACCGAGCTCTGA
- the pcaC gene encoding 4-carboxymuconolactone decarboxylase, with amino-acid sequence MERVSEQTQTPPKTLQYRIDGPDDAPVLILGPSLGTTWHMWDRQVPELSRRWRVLRFDLPGHGGAPAHPAGSVTELADRLVATLDELGVQRFGYAGCSVGGAVGIDLALRIPHRIASLALVAASPRFGTADEFRQRGVIVRTNGLDPMARTAPDNWFTPGFAAAQPAIVEWAVQMVRTTDPGCYIAACEALAAFDVRADLARVGVPTLVLVGSDDQLTGPAEARTLVAGIPDARLALVPGASHLAPVEQPAAVTDLLVRHFCLAWQDTLHAIPAPPSAPSASSVPSVSAPVAPVAEIAPAAEQPHPEGAVRPDPYEAGMRVRRAVLGDAHVDRAMAAADEFTADFQELITRYAWGEVWTREGLDRRTRSAVTLTALVAGGHLEELAFHTRAALRNGLTPTEIREILIHAGVYCGVPAANAAFRVARSVILEETTPRD; translated from the coding sequence GTGGAGCGGGTGAGCGAGCAGACGCAGACGCCCCCGAAGACCCTGCAGTACCGGATCGACGGTCCGGACGACGCGCCCGTCCTCATCCTCGGACCGTCCCTCGGAACGACCTGGCACATGTGGGACCGGCAGGTGCCCGAGCTCTCGCGGCGGTGGCGGGTGCTGCGTTTCGACCTGCCGGGGCACGGCGGCGCCCCGGCGCACCCGGCCGGGTCGGTCACCGAACTCGCGGACCGGCTCGTCGCCACGCTGGACGAACTCGGCGTCCAGCGCTTCGGCTACGCGGGCTGCTCCGTCGGCGGCGCCGTCGGCATCGACCTGGCGCTGCGGATCCCGCACCGCATCGCCTCGCTCGCCCTGGTGGCCGCGTCGCCGAGGTTCGGCACGGCGGACGAGTTCCGCCAGCGCGGGGTGATCGTCCGTACCAACGGCCTCGACCCGATGGCGCGCACGGCGCCCGACAACTGGTTCACCCCGGGCTTCGCCGCCGCCCAGCCCGCCATCGTCGAGTGGGCCGTCCAGATGGTGCGCACCACCGACCCCGGCTGCTACATCGCCGCCTGCGAAGCGCTGGCCGCCTTCGACGTACGGGCCGACCTGGCGCGGGTCGGCGTGCCGACGCTGGTCCTGGTCGGCTCCGACGACCAGCTGACCGGGCCCGCCGAGGCGCGCACCCTGGTCGCCGGGATACCGGACGCACGGCTCGCCCTGGTCCCCGGCGCCTCGCACCTCGCGCCCGTGGAGCAGCCGGCGGCGGTGACCGATCTGCTCGTCCGGCACTTCTGCCTGGCCTGGCAGGACACCCTCCACGCGATCCCCGCGCCGCCGTCCGCCCCGTCCGCCTCCTCCGTACCCTCCGTCTCCGCGCCCGTGGCCCCGGTCGCCGAGATCGCCCCGGCCGCCGAGCAGCCGCACCCCGAGGGTGCGGTACGGCCCGACCCGTACGAGGCGGGCATGCGGGTCCGCCGCGCGGTGCTGGGGGACGCGCACGTCGACCGGGCGATGGCGGCGGCGGACGAGTTCACCGCGGACTTCCAGGAGCTGATCACGCGCTACGCCTGGGGCGAGGTCTGGACCCGGGAGGGCCTGGACCGGCGGACCCGCAGCGCGGTGACCCTCACGGCCCTGGTGGCGGGCGGTCACCTGGAGGAGCTGGCCTTCCACACCCGCGCGGCCCTCCGCAACGGCCTCACCCCGACGGAGATCCGCGAGATCCTCATCCACGCGGGCGTCTACTGCGGCGTCCCGGCGGCGAACGCCGCCTTCCGGGTCGCCCGTTCGGTGATCCTGGAGGAGACCACTCCGCGCGACTGA